The genomic segment CTCCGCCCACCAGCCCCACGATCCCTGCGGCGCGACGACCCTCGCGGCCTGCCTGCCGGGCAGCGTCGCCCGCCAGACAACGGCCCGGCCGTATCCGGCCATCGTCATGAACCGTGCGACCGGCAACCACCCGCGGCGACCTCCACCTGCGCTCCCGGGTGCGTTCGCCGCCGGCCGGGCCACTCGACGCCCACACACCTGATGCAGCCCGCCCGCGGTGCGACCCGCTGGCGGCGTCGGTGCGCCCGCACGAGCGACACCGTCCACCCCGGCGGTGGAAGTCGGGGTGAAACGGTACTTATCGGCCAGCGTTCGGGCGCGACACAGACACACACAACCAAAAGCGCTTCGACAAATATTGACATCGAACTCGCTCGACCAGTACGAATAAGGGCCATGCCGGACCGTCACTCGGACGGCCGGACAGCACGTCGCCGGTGCCGGTCGTCGTCCTGTCCGGACCTCGGAGTGCAGTACAAGCAGCTCCACCGATCCCGGTCGGCGTCCGACCCCGGCGCCGACGGCCGTTCGAGGAACGGAGTCCCCCAGGCATGTCCCCCGCACACGAGCACCAGCAGACCCCCGTACCGATTCGCCGCCGGACCCTGCTGGCCGGCGGCGCCGTCGCTCTCGGCGCCGCCGCGCTGCCGTCGGTGGCGGCGTCCGGCGCGGCCCAGGCCGCGCCCGCCACCTCGGCCGACACCCCGACTCCGGAGTGGACCGATCCGCCGAACGGGTTCCCGGAGTGGACCAACAACATCGGCATCTTCGACGTCAACTCCGAGCCGCCGCACGCCACGCTGATGCCGTACGCGAGCCTCGGCCAGGCGCTGACCGCCGACCGGCGCAACTCGCCGTGGCGGCAGGACCTCGACGGCGACTGGAAGTTCGCCCACTCCGACACCCCGGACGGGCGGATCACCGACTTCCACCGGACCGACTTCGACGACCACGACTGGCCGACGATCCCGGTGCCGTCGGACTGGCAGCTGCACGGCTACGACTTCCCGATCTACACCAACATCACGTACCCGTGGTGGGGCGCCAACGGCAAGAACGAGAACGCCCAGCCGCCGGCGGCACCGACGAAGTTCAACCCGGTCGGCCAGTACCGCCGGACCTTCACGGTGCCCGGCAACTGGTCCGGGCGGCGGATCTTCCTGCACTTCGAGGGCGTCAAGTCGGCGTTCTACCTGTGGATCAACGGCACCAAGGTCGGCTACCGGGAGGACTCGTTCGTACCCAGCGAGTTCGACGTGACGCCCTACCTGGTGGCGGGGCGCAACCAGGTCGCGGTCGAGGTGTACCGGTTCTCCGACGGCGACTGGATGGAAGACCAGGACATGATCCGGGTCTCCGGGATCTTCCGGTCGGTCTATCTGTTCGCCACGCCCACGGTGCACCTGCGCGACTTCTGGCTGCGCACCCCACTGTCCGGCGGCTACACCGCCGGACAGCTGGACGTGACGGCGAGCGTGCGCAACTACGGTGCCGCCACGACCGGCACGTACACCGTCGAGACCCAGCTGTACGACGCGCATCGCCGGCCGGTCTGGGCGGCGCCGCTGCGCCAGTCGGTGGACATCGCGTCGAAACCGGCCGGCGCCGACGTGACGGTCCGGGACGCGAAGGCGGTGTCGAAGCCGGCGCTGTGGTCGGCCGAGCAGCCGAACCTGTACACCGCGGTGCTGGTGCTGCGCGACCCGCACGGCCGGGTGATCGAGACGCTGTCCAGCCGGGTCGGGTTCCGCGAGTTCGCCATGCTCGACGGGCTGATGTGCATCAACGGCAAGCCGATCTCGATCCGGGGGACCAACCGGCACGAGATCGTGCCGGACCGCGGCGCCGCGCTGACCCGCGACGACCTGGTCGGCGACATCACGCTGATGAAGCGGATGAACATCAACGCGCACCGCACCTCGCACTACCCGAACAACCCGCTGTGGTACGAGCTCGCCGACGAGTACGGCCTGTACGTGCTGGACGAGACGAACCTGGAGACGCACGGGGTGCGGGGCCAGTTCCCCGACTCCAACCCCGAGTGGACCGCCGCGGTCGTCGACCGGGCGAAGCAGATGGTGCACCGGGACAAGAACCACGCCTGCGTGGTGATCTGGTCGCTGGGCAACGAGGCCGGCGGCGGCTCCAACTTCGTCGCGATGCACGACTGGATCCGCTCGTTCGACAGCACCCGGCTGATCCACTACGAGGGCGACAACCGGCCCGAGGTCTCCGACATGCGCTCGCACATGTACGAGAGCCCGTCGACGATCGCCAACCGGGCCGCGGACACCAAGGACACCCGGCCGTACATCATGTGCGAGTACGCGCACTCGATGGGCAACTCGACGGGGAACCTCGCCGACTACTGGGACGTGATCCGGGCGCACGACGTCCTGCAGGGCGGGTTCATCTGGGACTTCGTCGACCAGGCGCTGACCTGGCCGACGCCGAAACGCCGCGAGGTCACCGAGACCGGCCCGGAGAAGCTGCACACCGAACTGGCCCCGGCGGCGGCCTTCGACCGGGACCACGGGCTGTCCGGCGGCGCGGTGTTCAACACCGATCCGGCGCTGGACCTGACCGGGTCGCTGACCGCCGAGGCGTGGCTCACCGCGAGCGGTCCGGGCGGGCACCAGCCGATCGTGGCCAAGGGCGACACCGCCTACTCGTTGAAGCAGACCGACGAGACGATCGAGTTCTTCATCCACTCCGGCTCCAGCTGGATCGCCGCGACCGCCGACCTGCCGGACGGCTGGGTCGGCACCGAGCACCACGTCGCCGGGGTCTTCGACCACGCCGCCGGCACCCTCACCGTCTACCTGGACGGGGTGCGGGCCGCCCACCGCGACACGACCGCGGTACCGGACGTGATCGCCGCGCCGATCGCGATCGGCGCGGACGCCGACCACGACGACCGGATCTTCGCCGGCACGATCCGCGTCGCCCGGGTGTACGCCCGCGCGTTGCGCACCGACGAGCTGGCCGACACCGGCCGCGGTGCCGACGACCCGGACGTGCGGCTGTGGTTCGACGCGGCCACCGCCGGCTACCGCGAGCAGCAGCCGGCCCAGAAGACCTACCTCGCCTACGGCGGCGACTGGGGCGACAACCCCAACGACGGCAACTTCTGCGCGAACGGCATCCTGCCCGCCAGCCGCCGGCCCAACGGCAAGGCCACCGAGGTCAAGAAGGTGTACCAGCACGTCCTCGTGGCGGCGACCGACAACCTGGCGCGGGGCGAGGTCCGGCTGACGAACGAGATGCTGTTCACCAACCTGAGTGCCTACGCCGGGCACTGGAGCCTCGCGGTGGACGGCCGGGTCGTCCAGCAGGGCCGGCT from the Actinocatenispora thailandica genome contains:
- a CDS encoding glycoside hydrolase family 2 TIM barrel-domain containing protein; this encodes MSPAHEHQQTPVPIRRRTLLAGGAVALGAAALPSVAASGAAQAAPATSADTPTPEWTDPPNGFPEWTNNIGIFDVNSEPPHATLMPYASLGQALTADRRNSPWRQDLDGDWKFAHSDTPDGRITDFHRTDFDDHDWPTIPVPSDWQLHGYDFPIYTNITYPWWGANGKNENAQPPAAPTKFNPVGQYRRTFTVPGNWSGRRIFLHFEGVKSAFYLWINGTKVGYREDSFVPSEFDVTPYLVAGRNQVAVEVYRFSDGDWMEDQDMIRVSGIFRSVYLFATPTVHLRDFWLRTPLSGGYTAGQLDVTASVRNYGAATTGTYTVETQLYDAHRRPVWAAPLRQSVDIASKPAGADVTVRDAKAVSKPALWSAEQPNLYTAVLVLRDPHGRVIETLSSRVGFREFAMLDGLMCINGKPISIRGTNRHEIVPDRGAALTRDDLVGDITLMKRMNINAHRTSHYPNNPLWYELADEYGLYVLDETNLETHGVRGQFPDSNPEWTAAVVDRAKQMVHRDKNHACVVIWSLGNEAGGGSNFVAMHDWIRSFDSTRLIHYEGDNRPEVSDMRSHMYESPSTIANRAADTKDTRPYIMCEYAHSMGNSTGNLADYWDVIRAHDVLQGGFIWDFVDQALTWPTPKRREVTETGPEKLHTELAPAAAFDRDHGLSGGAVFNTDPALDLTGSLTAEAWLTASGPGGHQPIVAKGDTAYSLKQTDETIEFFIHSGSSWIAATADLPDGWVGTEHHVAGVFDHAAGTLTVYLDGVRAAHRDTTAVPDVIAAPIAIGADADHDDRIFAGTIRVARVYARALRTDELADTGRGADDPDVRLWFDAATAGYREQQPAQKTYLAYGGDWGDNPNDGNFCANGILPASRRPNGKATEVKKVYQHVLVAATDNLARGEVRLTNEMLFTNLSAYAGHWSLAVDGRVVQQGRLSAGQLDLAPLSSKTVRLPLRAPRHPAPGSEYFLRVWFTTRGHTSWSGPGFEVAAQQLPVDFGSPAVTPVPVSSLPALTVDDGDDTVTVTGAGFRLSVAKKTGVLSSYRANGIELVSSGPAPEFWRGPTDNDNGNGQPSRNGTWRHAGAARTVTGVAVSRPAEQAVRIAVTGTLPTSTRSDYTTTYTVFGSGEVAVHNTLHPGAASLPYIPVVGTMLTLPASLSNVDYLGRGPGENYWDRRSGSEVGRYSSTVDDMWTEYIRPQENGNRTDVRWVALTNRYGAGLLAVGDPLLEFSALRYTPEDLSAGARHSFQLDPRDAVVLRLNHRQMGVGGDNSWGAQTHDEYKLFADQDYSYSYRLRPLRHVADAPGLARRPAAQP